From a single Lewinella sp. LCG006 genomic region:
- a CDS encoding YggS family pyridoxal phosphate-dependent enzyme, with amino-acid sequence MLSSVLQSIQEELAPYQAKLIAVSKTYPKEILLEAYEAGQREFGENRVQEVVDKAAALPEDIKWHFIGHLQTNKVKYIAPFVHLIHAVDSFKLLKEIDNRAAANNRVIDVLLQFKIAEEDTKYGYEAAEIFEMLDELPWQDLKNTRIVGVMGMATYTDDQEQVAREFRQLHTYFKRLKDTYFKYQSYFKEISMGMSGDYPLALAEGSTMVRIGSKIFGERD; translated from the coding sequence ATGTTATCCTCCGTCCTGCAAAGCATCCAAGAAGAGCTGGCTCCTTACCAAGCCAAGCTAATTGCTGTTTCAAAAACCTACCCCAAAGAGATCCTTCTAGAAGCATATGAAGCTGGACAGCGAGAATTCGGCGAAAACCGCGTGCAAGAAGTCGTAGACAAGGCAGCCGCGCTACCAGAAGATATTAAATGGCACTTCATTGGCCACTTGCAAACAAATAAGGTAAAATATATCGCCCCCTTCGTACACCTCATTCACGCGGTAGATAGCTTTAAACTATTGAAAGAAATAGACAATAGAGCCGCTGCTAACAACCGGGTTATTGATGTTTTGCTTCAATTTAAAATTGCGGAAGAGGACACAAAATATGGCTATGAAGCAGCCGAAATTTTCGAAATGTTGGACGAATTACCCTGGCAAGATCTAAAAAACACCCGTATCGTAGGGGTGATGGGTATGGCAACTTACACCGATGACCAAGAACAAGTTGCCCGCGAATTCCGCCAACTTCATACTTACTTCAAGCGCCTCAAGGATACCTATTTTAAATACCAATCCTACTTCAAAGAAATCTCAATGGGAATGTCCGGTGACTATCCACTGGCGCTTGCAGAAGGCAGCACCATGGTTAGGATTGGCAGTAAAATTTTTGGAGAAAGGGATTAA
- a CDS encoding TfoX/Sxy family protein, producing MAYDEYLADRIRQVFKDHNTSFAEKKMMGGLCFMVDEKMCCGIHYDKNKATDLLMARIGPDASEEALKREGCHPMDFTGRPMNGYVFVTPDGFDQEEDLIYWIESCLRFNPLAQASKKRKK from the coding sequence ATGGCGTACGATGAGTATTTGGCGGACCGTATCAGGCAAGTTTTTAAAGATCACAACACGTCATTTGCAGAGAAAAAAATGATGGGCGGCCTCTGTTTTATGGTCGATGAGAAAATGTGCTGCGGTATCCATTATGATAAAAACAAAGCAACTGATCTACTGATGGCCAGGATTGGCCCAGATGCTTCGGAAGAGGCATTAAAACGAGAGGGTTGTCATCCCATGGATTTTACGGGACGCCCAATGAATGGCTACGTTTTTGTGACTCCTGACGGATTTGACCAGGAGGAAGATTTGATTTATTGGATAGAAAGTTGTCTGAGGTTTAATCCGTTAGCACAGGCCAGTAAAAAACGAAAAAAATAG
- a CDS encoding S8 family serine peptidase has translation MIRNYLLVCLSLALVLASCAKEQGADQEIQIDTPQRVSKEDINAFVLSQLHEKNIFKWETMDNEMLWSAISHGNDIASIGYQPAGFTNIEDRIHEIDITKDEWRSVRQDIIDLVVSETQRYFPDENITAEKLLMGKPLEEFLPNFSILIKHPAIVATLRERADVRYVEPMNYTYEEVADRSDSGCGVSPATNIPTADYTTTSPAAKIPWNFYLLNIPSAWNTSQGDNIGVCLIDTGTSPNQPKLGSDFASGQSTNRYIARYGTYVSSWWWWASPDGPDDDCGHGTQMAGLIAGPRSSGGSTVGAAYKANLISYRGTGDVVINSSNEKEGVRDALVAAGNRSDVKIISMSIGDVFYSSTVADGIFFAYNKGKLIFAAAGTSLSWTSWWGVIFPANMSQTVAVTGVKEGYPLERCNTCHDGAEVDFIVPMQRRNDNSRTSLTLAMSGNTPAYVGGSSAATATTAGIAAMVWATSPSSSRTTILNRLKNAASIYPSRDGNFGWGIIDAQQAVN, from the coding sequence ATGATCCGTAACTATCTACTAGTTTGCTTATCACTCGCGCTGGTACTGGCCAGTTGCGCTAAAGAGCAAGGTGCCGATCAGGAAATCCAAATCGACACTCCTCAGCGTGTGAGCAAAGAAGACATTAATGCTTTTGTTCTCTCACAGCTCCACGAAAAAAATATTTTCAAATGGGAAACCATGGATAATGAGATGCTTTGGAGCGCCATATCTCATGGCAACGACATTGCTTCCATTGGTTACCAGCCCGCAGGTTTTACCAACATCGAGGACCGAATCCACGAGATTGACATCACCAAAGACGAATGGCGCAGTGTTCGTCAGGATATCATCGACTTGGTGGTCAGTGAAACCCAACGGTATTTCCCCGATGAGAACATCACTGCGGAGAAGCTCCTGATGGGTAAGCCTTTGGAGGAATTTCTACCCAATTTTTCCATACTCATCAAGCATCCTGCAATTGTGGCCACCCTTCGCGAACGAGCCGATGTGCGCTACGTTGAGCCAATGAACTACACCTACGAAGAAGTTGCTGACCGCAGCGACTCTGGCTGTGGTGTTAGTCCCGCAACCAATATTCCTACTGCCGATTATACCACCACTTCCCCAGCGGCGAAAATTCCCTGGAATTTTTACCTGCTCAATATTCCTTCCGCCTGGAATACCAGTCAGGGTGATAACATCGGAGTTTGCCTTATTGATACGGGCACCTCTCCCAACCAACCAAAACTGGGCAGCGATTTTGCATCTGGTCAATCCACCAATCGCTACATTGCCCGTTATGGTACTTACGTGAGCTCCTGGTGGTGGTGGGCTTCTCCAGATGGGCCAGATGACGACTGTGGTCACGGCACACAGATGGCGGGTTTAATTGCTGGTCCCCGAAGCTCAGGTGGTTCTACAGTTGGAGCAGCCTATAAAGCCAATTTGATTTCTTACCGCGGCACTGGAGACGTAGTTATCAATAGCTCTAATGAAAAAGAAGGCGTTAGAGATGCCTTGGTCGCAGCGGGTAATCGCAGTGATGTAAAAATCATCAGCATGTCTATCGGTGATGTTTTCTACAGCAGTACCGTTGCTGACGGCATCTTTTTCGCCTACAACAAAGGCAAACTGATCTTCGCTGCTGCGGGAACGTCCTTGAGTTGGACCAGCTGGTGGGGTGTTATCTTCCCAGCGAACATGTCGCAAACGGTTGCGGTAACAGGTGTGAAAGAAGGCTACCCACTAGAGCGTTGCAACACCTGCCATGATGGTGCTGAAGTAGACTTTATCGTCCCCATGCAACGTCGTAATGACAATAGCAGAACTTCCCTGACACTGGCGATGAGTGGCAACACTCCTGCTTACGTAGGAGGCTCAAGTGCTGCTACAGCCACCACAGCAGGCATTGCGGCCATGGTTTGGGCGACCAGCCCCTCTTCTTCCAGAACTACCATTCTGAATCGGTTGAAGAATGCCGCCTCTATTTATCCAAGCCGAGATGGTAATTTCGGTTGGGGGATAATTGATGCACAACAAGCCGTAAATTAA
- the pruA gene encoding L-glutamate gamma-semialdehyde dehydrogenase: MANAFYQVPQPSNEPILNYRSGSPERKALKAALAAYKKEAHDLPMYINGAWVSTSNKVAIHPPHEKKHVLAHFSKGDSSHVHAAIDAALGAQAAWERMPWQDRAAVFLKAADLISGPYRARMNAATMLGQSKNVYQAEIDCVAELADFLRFNVQYMTEIYQQQPNSSPTVWNRMEYRPLEGFVFAITPFNFTAIAGNLPAAPAMMGNVVVWKPAETQIFAAKLVMEIFHEAGLPAGVINLIYTDGPMAGDIVFSHADFAGLHFTGSTKVFQALWGLIGKNISKYRSYPRIVGETGGKDFVVAHPSADATQVAVALARGAFEYQGQKCSAASRAYIPQSLWPAVKEKLVADMATFKMGSVEDFSNFINAVIDERSFDKISGYLAQAKKDEGVEIIAGGNCDKSEGYFVEPTVIVVKDPHYRTMEEEIFGPVLTIYVYPDAEFDTMLDQVDSTSPYALTGSIFARERSVINYVTDKLSNAAGNFYINDKPTGAVVGQQPFGGARGSGTNDKAGSVLNLYRWISPRTIKENFVTPTDYRYPFLEEA; the protein is encoded by the coding sequence ATGGCTAACGCATTCTATCAGGTACCCCAACCAAGCAATGAACCTATACTCAACTATCGATCTGGCTCTCCAGAACGTAAGGCTTTAAAAGCAGCATTGGCAGCTTATAAGAAAGAAGCACACGATTTACCCATGTATATCAACGGAGCATGGGTGTCTACCAGCAACAAGGTTGCAATCCATCCACCGCACGAAAAAAAGCACGTTTTAGCTCATTTTTCTAAAGGAGACTCCAGCCATGTCCATGCAGCAATAGATGCAGCATTGGGTGCCCAGGCGGCTTGGGAGAGAATGCCTTGGCAAGACCGTGCTGCAGTGTTTTTGAAAGCTGCCGATCTGATCAGTGGCCCTTACCGGGCGCGCATGAATGCTGCCACCATGTTGGGGCAAAGTAAAAATGTGTACCAAGCCGAGATTGATTGCGTGGCAGAGTTAGCCGATTTCCTTCGTTTCAATGTGCAATACATGACGGAAATCTATCAGCAGCAGCCAAATAGCTCACCTACGGTATGGAACCGTATGGAATACCGTCCGTTGGAAGGCTTTGTCTTCGCGATTACTCCTTTTAATTTTACGGCTATTGCGGGTAACTTGCCGGCTGCTCCTGCCATGATGGGCAACGTAGTGGTCTGGAAACCTGCTGAAACTCAAATTTTTGCGGCGAAGCTGGTCATGGAAATCTTCCATGAGGCCGGCTTACCAGCGGGAGTGATTAACCTGATTTACACTGATGGCCCCATGGCTGGGGATATTGTCTTTTCTCACGCTGATTTTGCCGGTTTACACTTTACAGGCAGTACCAAAGTATTTCAGGCACTATGGGGCTTGATTGGTAAAAATATCAGTAAGTACCGTTCTTATCCCCGTATTGTAGGGGAAACAGGTGGCAAGGATTTTGTCGTTGCTCATCCATCGGCTGATGCCACTCAGGTCGCTGTGGCTCTCGCACGGGGTGCGTTTGAATACCAGGGGCAGAAATGTTCTGCGGCCTCTCGTGCTTATATTCCACAAAGTTTGTGGCCTGCGGTGAAGGAAAAATTGGTTGCAGATATGGCTACTTTCAAAATGGGTAGTGTTGAAGATTTTTCCAATTTCATCAATGCGGTAATCGACGAGCGTTCTTTCGATAAGATCAGCGGTTACCTGGCGCAAGCCAAAAAAGACGAAGGTGTAGAGATCATCGCTGGTGGCAACTGCGACAAGTCAGAAGGATACTTTGTAGAACCCACCGTAATTGTGGTAAAAGATCCTCATTATCGTACCATGGAAGAGGAGATTTTTGGCCCTGTACTAACCATTTATGTTTATCCAGATGCCGAATTTGATACCATGCTCGACCAGGTGGATAGCACCTCACCTTATGCATTAACGGGATCAATTTTTGCTCGCGAGCGTTCCGTGATCAATTACGTTACGGACAAATTGAGCAATGCGGCGGGTAATTTTTATATCAACGATAAGCCTACCGGAGCAGTTGTTGGGCAGCAGCCCTTTGGTGGTGCGCGTGGTTCTGGAACCAATGATAAAGCTGGTTCTGTATTGAACCTTTACCGTTGGATCAGCCCACGGACCATCAAAGAAAATTTTGTTACGCCAACCGACTATCGCTATCCTTTCTTGGAAGAAGCCTAG